A stretch of the Vitis riparia cultivar Riparia Gloire de Montpellier isolate 1030 chromosome 13, EGFV_Vit.rip_1.0, whole genome shotgun sequence genome encodes the following:
- the LOC117928733 gene encoding UDP-xylose transporter 3-like — MSENKGFELGTIGALSLSVVSSVSIVICNKALISSLGFTFATTLTSWHLLVTFCSLHVALWMKLFEHKPFDAKAVMGFGILNGISIGLLNLSLGFNSVGFYQMTKLAIIPCTVLLETLFFRKKFSRSIQLALSILLMGVGIATVTDLQLNALGSILSVLAVITTCIAQIMTNTIQKKFKVSSTQLLYQSCPYQALTLFISGPFLDWFLTSQNVFAFKYTPQVLVFIVLSCLISVSVNFSTFLVIGKTSPVTYQVLGHLKTCLVLAFGYVLLHDPFSWRNILGILIALVGMVLYSYYCTREGQQKTSEASAQSSLQAKEGEADPLINIENETGILTDAAVPKAPVWSSNKDLHA, encoded by the exons ATGAGTGAGAACAAGGGGTTTGAGCTTGGAACCATTGGGGCGTTGAGTTTATCTGTGGTTTCGTCTGTGTCGATTGTGATTTGCAATAAAGCTCTCATTAGCTCATTGGGTTTCACTTTTG CTACTACATTGACAAGCTGGCATCTTCTGGTCACTTTCTGTTCTCTTCATGTGGCTCTATGGATGAAATTGTTTGAACACAAACCATTTGATGCAAAAGCTGTTATGGGTTTTGGCATTCTAAATGGAATCTCGATTGGACTCCTGAATCTGAGCCTTGGTTTCAATTCTGTTGGTTTCTATCAG ATGACAAAGTTGGCAATCATTCCCTGTACTGTACTCTTGGAGACCCTTTTCTTCAGGAAGAAATTCAG TAGGAGTATCCAGCTTGCTCTTTCTATCCTTCTTATGGGTGTCGGAATTGCAACCGTTACTGATCTGCAGCTCAATGCCCTGGGCTCTATTTTATCTGTCCTCGCAGTTATTACAACATGCATTGCTCAGATT ATGACGAATACCATCCAGAAGAAGTTCAAGGTTTCTTCAACGCAACTCCTGTATCAATCTTGTCCCTATCAAGCACTGACGCTGTTCATCTCTGGCCCATTTCTGGACTGGTTTCTGACTAGTCAAAACGTATTTGCTTTCAAATATACACCGCAAGTTCTG GTTTTCATTGTTCTATCCTGCTTGATCTCTGTCTCAGTCAATTTTAGCACCTTTCTTGTGATTGGCAAGACATCGCCCGTCACCTATCAGGTCCTGGGGCACTTGAAAACATGCCTAGTACTAGCATTTGGTTATGTTCTACTTCATGACCCATTTAGCTGGAGGAACATTTTAGGGATTCTGATTGCATTAGTAGGGATGGTCCTGTATTCATACTACTGCACCCGTGAGGGTCAGCAAAAAACTTCAGAAGCATCAGCACAATCTTCTTTGCAG GCAAAGGAAGGTGAAGCTGATCCTCTAATCAATATAGAGAATGAAACTGGGATATTAACCGATGCTGCTGTCCCAAAGGCCCCAGTATGGAGCTCAAACAAAGATTTGCATGCATGA